A DNA window from Thalassospiraceae bacterium LMO-JJ14 contains the following coding sequences:
- a CDS encoding cyclic nucleotide-binding domain-containing protein has product MKQKGGGNMGLFDYSDTATVPADLEEITLLADLSDEDWSRVLMIVETRHFKAGEDLIRVGEKDDSFYILTNGSVDVVVDTNGQETILAGISEGSVFGEIAFFDGAPRSATIRARDRGTAVRVTRENFESLAAWEPQIARTLLYDLGRVLAMRLRWTTDRANKK; this is encoded by the coding sequence ATGAAGCAAAAAGGCGGGGGTAATATGGGGCTGTTCGACTACAGCGATACGGCCACTGTTCCGGCCGATCTGGAAGAAATAACATTGCTTGCGGACCTCTCGGACGAGGATTGGTCGCGAGTGCTCATGATCGTTGAAACACGGCATTTCAAAGCCGGCGAAGACCTGATCCGGGTCGGCGAAAAGGATGATTCCTTTTACATTCTGACGAACGGTTCCGTCGATGTGGTCGTCGATACAAATGGGCAGGAAACGATTCTGGCAGGCATTTCTGAAGGCTCCGTGTTCGGAGAAATTGCGTTTTTTGACGGTGCCCCCAGAAGCGCCACAATCAGGGCCCGCGACCGGGGAACCGCTGTCCGCGTCACACGGGAAAATTTTGAAAGCCTGGCTGCCTGGGAACCACAGATTGCCCGTACCCTGCTTTATGATTTGGGCAGGGTTCTTGCCATGCGGCTTCGTTGGACGACAGACCGTGCCAACAAAAAATAA
- a CDS encoding lipid A deacylase LpxR family protein — MRRSFKQTFYGGVLFGMLALPALSAEAGTWTVNVENDRIANTDRHYTNGVRLGWVSEPEDGNNLPEVRDTLQTLYPLAEVRGGRLGLELGHNMYTPADTEARTLISDDRPYAGWLYGSASLYAETGKGIGEHFTETLDKVALEVGIVGPAALGKQVQNEYHKLIGVATSKGWENQLDNEPGVNLIGERKWRHKALRFAGFEADAIPHVGASLGNVYTHLNGGVTLRIGQELYVDYGPPLIRPSLSGFGAINPAEKFSWYAFAGVDGRWVVQNIFLDGNTFTDSHSVDKKNLVGDFVAGVSMTYRNVRIAFTHVMRTREFDTQTKTDRFGAVSLSFRF; from the coding sequence ATGCGGCGATCCTTCAAACAAACGTTTTACGGTGGCGTCCTGTTCGGCATGCTGGCTTTGCCGGCGCTGTCGGCCGAGGCCGGGACGTGGACGGTTAACGTCGAAAACGACCGCATTGCCAATACCGACCGGCACTATACCAACGGTGTCCGGTTGGGGTGGGTTTCAGAGCCCGAGGACGGCAACAATCTTCCCGAGGTACGCGACACCCTGCAGACGCTATACCCGCTGGCCGAAGTGCGTGGCGGACGGCTCGGGTTGGAGCTCGGTCATAATATGTATACGCCGGCCGATACCGAGGCCCGCACGCTGATCTCCGATGATCGGCCTTATGCCGGCTGGCTGTATGGGTCGGCATCCCTGTATGCGGAAACCGGCAAGGGGATTGGCGAACACTTCACCGAGACACTGGACAAGGTCGCGCTTGAGGTCGGCATCGTCGGGCCGGCGGCGCTCGGCAAGCAGGTGCAGAACGAATATCACAAACTGATCGGCGTCGCGACATCGAAGGGCTGGGAGAACCAGCTTGATAACGAACCCGGCGTCAACCTGATCGGCGAGCGCAAATGGCGCCACAAGGCGCTGCGCTTTGCAGGGTTTGAAGCGGATGCGATTCCGCATGTCGGCGCCTCGCTGGGGAACGTCTATACACACCTGAACGGCGGCGTGACGCTCCGGATCGGGCAGGAGCTGTATGTCGATTACGGCCCGCCGCTGATCCGTCCGAGCCTGTCCGGCTTCGGCGCCATCAACCCGGCGGAAAAATTCTCCTGGTATGCCTTTGCCGGGGTCGACGGCCGCTGGGTCGTGCAGAATATTTTTCTCGACGGCAACACCTTCACCGACAGCCACAGCGTCGATAAAAAAAATCTCGTCGGCGATTTCGTCGCCGGCGTGTCGATGACATATCGTAATGTCCGCATTGCATTTACCCACGTGATGCGCACCCGCGAATTCGACACGCAAACGAAAACCGACCGCTTCGGCGCCGTCAGTCTTTCATTCCGGTTTTGA
- a CDS encoding NAD-glutamate dehydrogenase, which yields MPKSDHAGGAIASTALGAAQKTDKGKKGKLLRAFIAEYYAHVPEHDLKALSGPELVGMARAHLETGMTRKPRTANIRVYNPDSKSNKWSADHSVVEIVTDDMPFLVDSISSELTRRELPIHLVIHPVCKVRRSKTGTVLDILERGHMDVDARTESFMHFQIAQQPEKALREIAASLKSVLEDVRASVEDWRPMRERMETVIDDLAVEPRGIQLEEASEIRELLRWLHDNHFTFLGFREYKISSAGKKTRVTVDRASGLGVLRDPGTTVFEAFQSKGALPAEIAEFLGKRDLLTVTKTNQRSQVHRSVHMDAIGIKKIDKNGKVIGHRLFVGLFTSVAYNLSPRNIPLLRRRLQNIIDRAGFSRDSHDGKALLNILETYPRDELFQIKEERLFEIATGILHLQERQRVALFVREDVFKRYLSCMVFVPRDRYDTGLRQKMQEILADAFGGEPSAFFTQLGDSPLARVHLIIKLMGRKMPKYNTLELEAKIAEAARSWGDRVLDALTAREGEARAHALHARFKNAFGPSYQAQYSSDEVLFDLDKIEALACEGGIGFHLYRPDGTDAASVRFKLYNPETEIPLSDVLPVFEHMGFKVINEAGPHSVTLPDAGFSRLVIHDFGLEQRSGAAIDVDAIRDNFEDAFARVWHGDAESDGFNALVIGAGLSWRDIVVLRAYCKYLRQVGITFSQAYMEQTIARHPGFAGLLVDMFHTIFDPAQAKNKKSNPERMRKTYLEKLENVASADEDRILRRFLNLLDSTLRTNFFQMGDDGTAKSYVSFKINSREIEDMPLPRPFREIWVYSPRVEGVHLRFGFVARGGLRWSDRPEDFRTEVLGLVKAQQVKNAVIVPVGSKGGFVCKQPPADNSRDAFLSEGIACYKIFLSGLLDITDNISGPRVTQRKDVVRLDGDDPYLVVAADKGTATFSDIANGVSIDYGHWLGDAFASGGSQGYDHKKMGITAKGAWECVKRHFREIGVDTQSEDFTCIGVGDMSGDVFGNGMLLSKHIKLLAAFNHMHIFVDPDPDPAKTWVERKRLFDMGRSSWTDYNTKLISKGGAIFERNAKSLKLSPEIKALFGIDKDTVAPNELLKAILKHNADLLWFGGIGTYIKAAHESAADVGDRANDAIRINGADVRAKVIGEGANLGTTQLGRIEFAQHGGRLNTDSIDNSAGVDSSDHEVNIKILLGQVMQAGNLNQSARNKLLASMTNEVGALVLRHNYDQGQAITLIQARGLAALDNQHRLMKTLERADRLNRTVEFLPDDEVMAERAQQRHGLFRPEIAVLLSYAKLWTYDELLASDVPDDPYLFNDLVKYFPTPLREKYRGEIAKHRLRREIVATRLTNNLINRMGSSFVNEVREKTGLGVPEIARAWFIAQEIFEMPKLWAEIEALDNKVPAATQTSMMIDTHHLLEWVTLWFLRHGEKNLDIGSNCGAFADGMRTLAANLSSTLPKHYVSDLKSRAQPYIDHGAPEALALRVANLVNLYSGCDIVKLAIKRKGDVLAVAKGYFAIGTRFRMGRLRAAAELLDSESHWQQLAIAALVEEIYSHQLHLTEAVLESARKGASPQQAVDTWITSNPALVEPTEQMLGELWNVEVNDLSMIAVASRQLRTMVDGARH from the coding sequence ATGCCGAAATCGGATCACGCCGGCGGCGCTATCGCGTCGACCGCTCTTGGGGCAGCACAAAAAACGGACAAGGGAAAAAAGGGCAAACTGCTTCGTGCGTTCATCGCCGAATATTATGCCCATGTCCCCGAGCATGATCTCAAGGCCCTGAGCGGCCCCGAGCTTGTCGGCATGGCGCGCGCGCACCTGGAAACAGGGATGACGCGAAAACCGCGGACAGCCAACATCCGGGTCTATAATCCTGATTCAAAAAGTAACAAGTGGTCGGCGGATCACAGCGTCGTCGAAATCGTCACCGACGACATGCCGTTCCTGGTCGATTCCATATCCTCCGAACTGACGCGGCGCGAGCTGCCGATACATCTCGTCATCCACCCCGTCTGCAAGGTCCGCCGGAGCAAGACCGGCACGGTGCTCGATATTCTTGAGCGCGGCCATATGGACGTCGATGCGAGAACCGAAAGCTTCATGCATTTCCAGATCGCGCAACAGCCGGAAAAGGCGCTGCGTGAAATCGCCGCCTCGCTGAAATCCGTCCTCGAAGACGTGCGTGCCTCGGTCGAGGACTGGCGGCCGATGCGCGAGCGCATGGAAACCGTCATCGATGATCTGGCGGTCGAGCCGCGCGGCATTCAGTTGGAGGAAGCGTCTGAAATCCGCGAGCTGCTGCGCTGGCTGCATGACAACCATTTCACGTTCCTGGGGTTCCGCGAATACAAGATCTCCAGCGCCGGCAAGAAAACCCGCGTCACCGTTGACCGTGCGTCGGGCCTGGGCGTTTTGCGCGATCCCGGCACCACCGTGTTCGAGGCCTTTCAGTCCAAGGGCGCCCTGCCCGCCGAGATCGCCGAGTTTTTGGGTAAGCGCGATCTGCTGACCGTGACCAAGACCAACCAGCGTTCGCAGGTGCACCGCTCGGTTCACATGGACGCCATCGGCATCAAGAAGATCGACAAGAACGGCAAGGTCATCGGCCATCGCCTGTTCGTCGGCCTGTTCACATCGGTCGCCTATAACCTTTCGCCCAGAAACATTCCGCTTTTGCGCCGCCGTCTGCAGAACATCATCGACAGGGCCGGCTTTTCGCGTGACAGCCACGACGGCAAGGCACTGCTGAACATTCTCGAAACCTATCCCCGCGACGAGCTTTTTCAGATCAAGGAAGAACGGCTGTTCGAGATCGCCACGGGTATCTTGCACCTGCAGGAACGCCAACGTGTCGCGCTGTTCGTGCGCGAGGATGTCTTCAAGCGCTATCTGTCGTGCATGGTGTTCGTGCCGCGCGACCGCTACGACACCGGGCTGCGTCAGAAAATGCAGGAAATTCTGGCCGACGCATTCGGCGGCGAGCCGTCCGCGTTCTTCACCCAGCTGGGCGATTCACCGCTGGCGCGCGTGCACCTGATCATCAAGCTGATGGGCCGCAAGATGCCCAAGTACAACACGCTTGAACTGGAAGCGAAAATTGCCGAGGCGGCACGGTCATGGGGCGACAGGGTTCTCGATGCGCTGACCGCACGCGAAGGCGAGGCCCGTGCGCACGCCCTGCATGCGCGCTTCAAGAATGCTTTCGGGCCGTCCTATCAGGCACAGTATTCTTCGGATGAGGTCCTGTTCGATCTCGACAAGATCGAGGCCCTCGCCTGCGAGGGGGGCATCGGCTTTCACCTGTACCGGCCGGACGGCACGGATGCCGCATCGGTCCGTTTCAAGCTCTACAACCCGGAAACCGAAATCCCGTTGTCGGATGTGCTGCCGGTCTTCGAGCATATGGGATTCAAGGTCATCAACGAAGCGGGGCCGCACAGCGTTACCCTGCCGGATGCCGGTTTCTCGCGTCTTGTTATCCACGATTTCGGCCTTGAGCAGCGCAGCGGCGCGGCCATCGATGTCGATGCGATCCGCGACAACTTCGAGGATGCCTTCGCCCGGGTCTGGCACGGCGACGCGGAAAGCGACGGCTTCAATGCACTGGTGATCGGTGCCGGTCTGAGCTGGCGCGACATTGTCGTTCTCCGGGCGTACTGCAAATACCTGCGCCAGGTCGGCATCACGTTCTCGCAGGCCTATATGGAACAGACCATCGCCCGCCATCCCGGCTTCGCCGGCCTGCTGGTCGACATGTTCCATACGATTTTCGATCCGGCGCAGGCCAAGAATAAAAAATCCAACCCGGAACGGATGCGTAAAACCTATCTCGAAAAACTGGAAAACGTCGCCAGTGCCGACGAAGACCGTATCTTGCGGCGCTTCCTCAATCTGCTCGATTCAACGCTCAGGACAAACTTCTTCCAGATGGGCGATGACGGCACGGCGAAATCCTATGTCTCGTTCAAAATCAATTCGCGTGAAATCGAAGACATGCCGCTGCCGCGCCCGTTCCGCGAAATCTGGGTTTACAGTCCAAGGGTCGAAGGTGTGCACCTGCGCTTCGGGTTCGTCGCGCGCGGCGGACTTCGCTGGTCGGACCGGCCGGAAGATTTCCGCACCGAAGTGCTCGGCCTCGTCAAGGCGCAGCAGGTCAAGAACGCGGTCATCGTGCCGGTCGGATCGAAGGGCGGGTTCGTCTGCAAACAGCCGCCCGCGGACAACAGCCGCGATGCGTTTTTGAGCGAAGGCATCGCGTGCTACAAGATTTTCCTCTCCGGCCTTCTCGATATCACCGACAATATTTCCGGCCCGCGGGTCACGCAGCGCAAGGACGTGGTGCGCCTCGACGGTGACGATCCGTATCTGGTCGTTGCCGCCGACAAGGGGACGGCGACGTTTTCGGATATCGCCAACGGGGTCTCGATCGACTACGGGCACTGGCTCGGCGATGCGTTCGCATCGGGCGGCAGCCAGGGCTATGACCACAAGAAAATGGGCATCACCGCGAAGGGTGCCTGGGAATGCGTCAAGCGCCACTTCCGTGAGATCGGCGTCGACACACAGAGCGAGGACTTCACCTGCATCGGTGTCGGCGACATGTCCGGCGACGTGTTCGGCAACGGCATGCTGCTGTCGAAGCACATCAAACTGCTGGCGGCGTTCAATCACATGCACATCTTCGTCGATCCGGATCCGGATCCGGCGAAGACCTGGGTCGAGCGCAAACGGCTGTTCGACATGGGCCGCTCGTCATGGACGGACTACAATACCAAGCTGATTTCCAAGGGCGGCGCGATCTTCGAGCGCAACGCCAAGTCGCTGAAACTCAGCCCCGAGATCAAGGCGCTGTTCGGCATCGACAAGGACACGGTCGCACCGAACGAACTGCTGAAAGCGATTCTCAAACACAATGCCGATCTTTTGTGGTTCGGCGGCATCGGCACGTATATCAAAGCGGCACATGAATCCGCCGCCGACGTCGGCGATCGCGCCAACGATGCGATCCGTATCAACGGCGCCGACGTTCGCGCCAAGGTCATCGGCGAAGGCGCCAACCTGGGCACCACGCAACTTGGACGCATTGAATTTGCGCAGCATGGCGGGCGGCTCAATACCGACAGCATCGACAACTCGGCCGGCGTCGATTCCTCGGACCACGAGGTCAACATCAAGATTCTGCTGGGCCAGGTGATGCAGGCCGGCAATCTGAACCAATCCGCCCGCAACAAGTTGCTCGCCAGCATGACCAACGAGGTCGGTGCGCTGGTGTTGCGGCATAACTATGACCAGGGCCAGGCGATTACGCTGATCCAGGCACGCGGGCTTGCCGCGCTCGACAACCAGCACCGGCTGATGAAAACGCTGGAGCGTGCGGACCGTCTGAACCGCACCGTCGAATTCCTGCCCGACGATGAAGTCATGGCGGAGCGCGCGCAACAGCGCCACGGGTTGTTCCGGCCCGAGATCGCGGTGCTGCTGTCGTATGCCAAGCTCTGGACCTACGACGAGTTGCTGGCGTCCGACGTGCCGGACGACCCATACCTGTTCAACGACCTGGTGAAATACTTCCCGACACCGCTTCGGGAAAAATACCGCGGTGAAATCGCCAAACACCGCCTGCGCCGCGAGATCGTCGCGACGCGGCTGACCAACAACCTGATCAACCGCATGGGCAGCAGCTTCGTCAACGAGGTCCGCGAAAAGACGGGCCTGGGCGTACCGGAAATCGCCCGCGCCTGGTTCATCGCCCAGGAAATCTTCGAGATGCCGAAACTGTGGGCCGAGATCGAGGCGCTCGACAACAAGGTCCCGGCGGCGACGCAGACCTCGATGATGATCGACACGCATCACCTTTTGGAATGGGTGACGCTATGGTTCCTGCGTCACGGGGAAAAGAATCTCGATATCGGCAGCAACTGCGGCGCCTTTGCCGACGGCATGCGCACGCTGGCGGCCAACCTGTCGTCGACGCTGCCGAAGCATTACGTCAGCGATCTGAAGTCGCGCGCACAACCGTATATCGATCACGGCGCACCGGAAGCACTGGCGCTGCGTGTCGCCAATCTGGTGAACCTGTATTCGGGGTGCGACATCGTCAAACTGGCGATCAAGCGGAAGGGCGATGTGCTGGCCGTGGCCAAGGGCTATTTCGCCATCGGCACGCGCTTCCGCATGGGCCGGTTGCGGGCAGCCGCGGAGCTGCTGGATTCCGAAAGCCACTGGCAGCAGCTTGCCATCGCCGCGCTGGTCGAGGAAATCTACAGCCACCAGCTGCACCTGACCGAAGCCGTTCTCGAAAGTGCCCGCAAGGGGGCTTCGCCGCAGCAGGCGGTGGACACGTGGATTACCTCGAACCCTGCGCTGGTGGAGCCGACCGAACAGATGCTCGGCGAGCTGTGGAATGTCGAGGTCAACGACCTGTCGATGATCGCCGTCGCTAGCCGTCAGCTCAGGACCATGGTCGACGGTGCCAGGCACTAA
- a CDS encoding MFS transporter, protein MPGTKAPSRLGVAAWCLYDWANSAFPTVIITFVFAAYFTKGVAPDEVTGTALWGQAIGWSALFVAVISPVIGAIADHTGPRKPWLFVSTLACIFLSAALWTVAPDQHMMIRGLFLVAAANVAFETGMVFYNAMLPDLVPDNRIGRVSGWGWGTGYAGGLICLSLVLVAFVQTDTPLFGLDKDAAEHLRVTGPFVAAWMALFALPVFLFSPDRPPTGIGMAEAVRRGFGELAGTIRTARAHATVFRYLLARMIYTDGLNTLFAFGGIYAAGTFGMSFADLIVFGIGMNVMAGLGALAFSWADDRWGPIRVIYISLAALTVLGAAILVVTDVTHFWIVGLSLGVFVGPAQSASRSLMAHLAPPEIRTEMFGLYALSGKATAFLGPMLVGALTVAFDSQRVGMGGILLFFIVGGWLLRGVHYRPPPRPEPVA, encoded by the coding sequence GTGCCAGGCACTAAAGCGCCGTCACGTTTGGGGGTTGCCGCGTGGTGCCTGTACGACTGGGCCAACTCGGCTTTCCCGACGGTCATCATCACGTTTGTCTTCGCCGCTTACTTCACCAAGGGCGTCGCACCTGACGAGGTGACGGGGACGGCGCTGTGGGGTCAGGCCATCGGCTGGTCGGCGTTGTTCGTCGCCGTCATCAGCCCGGTCATCGGCGCCATCGCCGATCACACCGGCCCGCGCAAACCCTGGCTGTTCGTTTCCACGCTGGCATGTATTTTCCTGTCGGCGGCGCTTTGGACCGTGGCGCCGGATCAGCACATGATGATCCGGGGGCTGTTTCTGGTCGCCGCCGCCAATGTTGCATTCGAAACCGGCATGGTATTCTACAACGCCATGCTGCCCGACCTGGTTCCCGATAATCGCATCGGGCGGGTGTCGGGCTGGGGCTGGGGGACGGGGTATGCCGGCGGGCTGATTTGTCTTTCCCTGGTGCTGGTCGCTTTCGTGCAGACCGACACGCCGCTGTTCGGGCTCGATAAGGATGCGGCCGAGCACCTGCGTGTGACCGGCCCCTTCGTCGCGGCATGGATGGCATTGTTTGCGCTGCCTGTTTTTTTGTTCAGCCCGGACCGGCCGCCAACCGGAATCGGCATGGCCGAAGCCGTCCGCCGCGGCTTTGGCGAGCTGGCCGGGACCATCCGCACGGCACGCGCGCACGCCACGGTTTTCAGGTATCTGCTGGCCCGAATGATCTACACCGACGGCCTTAACACCTTATTTGCGTTCGGCGGCATCTACGCCGCCGGGACTTTCGGTATGAGCTTCGCCGACCTGATCGTTTTCGGGATCGGCATGAACGTCATGGCGGGCCTGGGGGCGCTGGCATTTTCCTGGGCCGATGACCGCTGGGGGCCGATCCGCGTCATCTATATCTCGCTGGCGGCGCTGACGGTGCTGGGCGCGGCGATCCTGGTGGTCACCGATGTCACGCACTTCTGGATCGTCGGGCTTTCGCTGGGCGTTTTTGTCGGCCCGGCGCAATCGGCGAGCCGTTCGCTGATGGCACATCTCGCGCCGCCCGAGATCCGCACCGAGATGTTCGGCCTGTACGCCCTGTCCGGCAAGGCGACGGCATTCCTGGGACCGATGCTGGTCGGCGCCCTGACCGTGGCGTTCGACAGCCAGCGTGTCGGCATGGGCGGTATTTTGCTGTTCTTCATCGTTGGCGGCTGGCTGCTCAGGGGCGTTCACTACCGGCCCCCGCCGCGACCTGAGCCGGTTGCCTGA
- a CDS encoding SIS domain-containing protein: protein MTFPDRNFDGIGGYLDAYAEHVAKAFASIDRAQLTRAGELLDATYGAGNTVFVCGNGGSAAISNHFHCDHLKGVQTDTVLKPRVVSLSSTVETLTAIANDISYDEVFAYQLKTMADPGDVLVTVSSSGDSENVVRAATWARDNQVPVIAFTGFGGGRTAGLCDVHLHVDADNYGVIEDVHQSMMHVLAQHLRVRNMDPSLIGSRKF, encoded by the coding sequence ATGACATTTCCCGATCGGAATTTCGACGGCATCGGCGGCTACCTTGACGCCTACGCCGAACATGTGGCGAAAGCCTTTGCCTCCATCGACCGCGCGCAACTGACCCGTGCCGGCGAATTGCTCGACGCGACATACGGCGCGGGCAATACGGTGTTTGTCTGCGGCAACGGCGGCTCGGCGGCGATCTCCAATCACTTTCACTGCGATCACCTGAAGGGCGTGCAGACGGACACCGTGCTGAAGCCGCGCGTTGTCTCGCTGTCGTCGACGGTGGAAACACTGACCGCGATCGCCAACGACATTTCCTATGACGAGGTCTTTGCCTATCAGCTCAAGACGATGGCCGATCCGGGCGACGTTCTGGTCACGGTGTCATCGTCGGGCGACAGCGAAAACGTCGTGCGCGCGGCAACCTGGGCACGCGACAATCAGGTCCCCGTCATCGCCTTTACCGGTTTCGGCGGCGGCCGCACCGCCGGCCTTTGCGACGTACACCTGCATGTCGACGCGGACAATTACGGTGTGATCGAAGATGTCCATCAGTCGATGATGCATGTCCTGGCGCAGCACCTGCGGGTGCGCAATATGGATCCGTCCCTGATCGGGTCCAGAAAGTTTTAA
- a CDS encoding mannose-1-phosphate guanylyltransferase/mannose-6-phosphate isomerase encodes MQIIPVILSGGMGARLWPLSRQARPKQFLELAGEESLIVATTRRVTNPARFSRPVFVCNDDHRFMVAEQLRDAGLVPCDILLEPEARNTAAAIAAAAAHVEAAHGGDAIMLVLPSDHLIRDNSEFLAAVDIAAQAAVAGRIVTFGIHADGPETGYGYIESGNPAAGIVGANDIVRFTEKPDKKTATGFVESGRHFWNGGIFALSAKTAAGAFDVARPGMFAVARRAVAESKRDLDFIRLDAGAYAEFPVESFDRLVMEKSTLGAVVPVDMGWSDIGSWDAIWRVLPHDDDGNACVGDVVLSGSRNCLVHSEHGLVTMVGVEGLVVVATDDSVLVMDRDLSQDLRGIVDALQADRRPEVETANTVHRPWGSYQDIDRGAGFRAKRITVRPGGRLSLQRHERRAEHWVVVDGVAHVTKGDREIVLEANQSIYIPAGENHRLENRADTDIHLIEVQTGDYLEEDDIERLEDSYGRID; translated from the coding sequence ATGCAGATTATTCCTGTCATTCTGTCGGGCGGCATGGGGGCCAGACTCTGGCCACTGTCCAGGCAGGCACGGCCCAAGCAATTCCTGGAGCTGGCAGGCGAAGAAAGTCTGATTGTCGCGACCACGCGCCGCGTCACCAACCCCGCCCGGTTTTCGCGTCCGGTTTTCGTCTGCAACGACGATCACCGCTTCATGGTCGCCGAGCAGTTACGTGACGCCGGATTGGTGCCGTGCGATATCCTTTTGGAACCGGAAGCCAGGAATACGGCGGCGGCAATTGCGGCGGCTGCCGCACATGTCGAGGCGGCGCACGGCGGCGATGCGATCATGCTGGTTCTGCCGTCGGATCATCTGATCAGGGATAACAGCGAGTTTCTGGCGGCTGTCGATATTGCCGCACAGGCTGCGGTGGCGGGACGGATTGTCACATTCGGGATACATGCCGACGGGCCGGAAACCGGCTACGGGTACATCGAATCCGGAAACCCCGCAGCCGGCATCGTGGGTGCGAACGATATCGTCCGCTTTACCGAAAAGCCGGACAAAAAAACGGCGACCGGTTTTGTCGAATCCGGTCGCCATTTCTGGAATGGGGGAATTTTTGCCTTATCGGCGAAAACGGCCGCGGGAGCATTCGATGTTGCCCGGCCGGGGATGTTTGCCGTGGCCCGGCGGGCGGTTGCGGAAAGCAAACGCGATCTGGACTTTATTCGCCTTGATGCCGGCGCTTATGCGGAATTCCCCGTTGAGTCATTTGACCGATTGGTGATGGAGAAAAGTACCCTCGGCGCGGTCGTACCGGTTGATATGGGCTGGAGCGACATCGGATCGTGGGATGCTATCTGGCGTGTTTTGCCGCATGATGACGACGGCAACGCTTGCGTCGGCGATGTCGTGTTGAGCGGCAGCCGGAATTGCCTGGTCCATTCGGAACACGGCCTGGTGACGATGGTCGGGGTGGAGGGATTGGTGGTGGTTGCCACGGATGACAGTGTGCTGGTGATGGATCGCGACCTTTCGCAGGATTTACGCGGCATCGTTGACGCCTTGCAGGCAGACCGTCGTCCGGAGGTCGAAACGGCGAATACGGTACATCGCCCGTGGGGATCGTATCAGGACATCGACCGCGGTGCCGGATTTCGCGCCAAGCGGATCACGGTTCGGCCCGGCGGCAGACTTTCGCTGCAGCGCCACGAACGCCGTGCCGAGCATTGGGTCGTTGTCGACGGCGTCGCCCACGTGACCAAGGGGGACCGGGAAATCGTGCTTGAGGCGAACCAGTCGATCTATATCCCGGCCGGCGAAAACCATCGCCTGGAAAACCGTGCAGATACGGACATCCATCTGATCGAGGTGCAAACCGGGGATTATCTGGAAGAAGACGATATAGAGCGGCTCGAGGATTCCTACGGCCGCATCGACTAG
- a CDS encoding glycosyltransferase gives MIELEIVVPVYNEGKNIISLLEDVRRHVETPYRVLICYDFDEDDTLEAVAGYQHRDTVEIIPVKNVGRGPNMAVVSGLRRSTAPYVLTHMADDDFNADIIDKMVDRAKAGASLVAGSRFLPGGCMDGCVWYKKMLTVTANISMYILGRSPIRDATNGFKLYSRELLDAVELESTDGFTYAIELVAKAHRLGLRLDEIPAKWYERREGESRFQILPWIKPYLRWYFFVFATTWLRRGPETMKRGG, from the coding sequence ATGATAGAACTCGAAATCGTCGTTCCCGTCTATAACGAGGGAAAAAATATCATATCCCTGCTGGAAGATGTGCGGCGGCATGTGGAAACACCTTATCGCGTGCTGATCTGCTACGATTTCGACGAAGACGATACCCTGGAGGCCGTTGCCGGCTATCAGCATAGGGACACGGTTGAAATCATTCCCGTCAAGAATGTCGGGCGCGGACCGAACATGGCTGTGGTCAGCGGACTGCGCCGCTCCACGGCGCCTTATGTTCTGACTCATATGGCCGATGACGATTTCAATGCCGACATCATCGACAAGATGGTCGACCGGGCCAAGGCCGGCGCCTCGCTCGTTGCCGGTAGCCGGTTCCTGCCGGGCGGCTGCATGGACGGCTGCGTGTGGTACAAGAAGATGCTGACCGTGACGGCCAACATCTCGATGTACATCTTAGGCCGTTCGCCGATCCGCGACGCCACAAACGGCTTCAAGCTGTATTCGCGTGAACTTCTGGATGCCGTCGAGCTGGAGTCGACCGATGGCTTCACCTATGCCATCGAACTGGTCGCCAAGGCACACCGTCTCGGCCTGCGCCTCGATGAAATTCCGGCAAAATGGTACGAACGCCGCGAAGGCGAAAGCCGGTTTCAGATTCTGCCGTGGATCAAACCCTACCTGCGCTGGTATTTCTTCGTTTTCGCGACGACATGGCTGAGGCGCGGTCCCGAGACCATGAAGCGCGGGGGCTAG